A genomic window from Natrinema sp. HArc-T2 includes:
- a CDS encoding TRAM domain-containing protein, with product MLGPGSATLAVGAFVVLLVGSWLFNRIRGGSAEERQSRKRHREAQQREPPVDIGDVETVAIREFTDHHSGERRAVGKVEGFVVFVEDVPDSCAVTDVIRIKILSFNRGQTSATATYLETA from the coding sequence ATGCTCGGTCCAGGTTCAGCAACGCTCGCCGTCGGCGCGTTCGTCGTTCTGTTGGTTGGCTCGTGGCTGTTCAATCGCATCCGCGGTGGCTCAGCCGAGGAACGACAGTCCCGAAAACGCCACCGGGAAGCCCAGCAACGCGAGCCGCCGGTCGACATCGGCGACGTCGAGACGGTCGCGATCCGCGAGTTCACCGATCACCACTCCGGCGAGCGGCGGGCGGTCGGCAAGGTCGAAGGGTTCGTCGTCTTCGTCGAGGACGTCCCTGACAGCTGTGCGGTGACGGACGTAATCCGGATCAAGATCCTCTCGTTCAACCGCGGGCAGACGTCCGCGACGGCGACCTATCTCGAGACGGCGTAG
- the tgtA gene encoding tRNA guanosine(15) transglycosylase TgtA produces MRECFEVRDLDAGGRIGELSVPRADVTVETPALLPVINPNLDTLSPRRLADEFGAEILITNSYIINGDDDLRERALEEGLHDMLDFPGAIMTDSGSFQLSEYGEITVTTEEILEFQHEIGSDIATPVDIPTPPDVPREQAERELETTQERLEIAEDVDTGEMLVSAPVQGSTYPDLRERAGRHAEGTDLDVFPVGAVVPLMNDYRYDDMIDAVAAAKRGLGADAPVHLFGAGHPMMFALAVAMGCDLFDSAAYALYARDDRYLTVRGTRHLEEIDYFPCSCAVCTDHSPDELRALPDDERESELAAHNLHVTFAEIRRIKQAIRAGNLMELVEQRARAHPTMLDGYRTLLDHASQLEHSDPVSKGSFFYTSHESARRPEVVRHHERLERLSVPDSLLLTEGDAPRGDEYDDSWRVEPPFGPFPRALSKSYPLTAEVPERTDRAALAAAADGVARLAEMHPETDITLAHDGWPASVLERVPDDVALVDLTAT; encoded by the coding sequence ATGCGCGAGTGCTTCGAAGTTCGGGATCTCGACGCCGGCGGCCGCATCGGTGAACTCTCCGTTCCCCGTGCGGACGTCACCGTCGAAACCCCGGCGCTATTGCCGGTGATCAATCCCAATCTGGACACGCTCAGTCCCCGCCGACTCGCTGACGAGTTCGGTGCCGAGATTCTCATTACGAACTCCTATATCATCAACGGCGACGACGACCTTCGGGAACGCGCCCTCGAGGAGGGCCTCCACGACATGCTGGATTTCCCCGGCGCGATCATGACTGATTCCGGCTCGTTCCAACTCTCCGAATACGGTGAGATCACCGTGACAACCGAGGAGATCCTCGAGTTCCAACACGAGATCGGCTCCGACATCGCGACACCCGTCGACATTCCAACCCCGCCGGACGTGCCCCGCGAGCAGGCCGAACGGGAACTCGAGACCACTCAGGAGCGTCTCGAAATCGCCGAAGACGTCGACACGGGCGAGATGCTCGTTAGCGCGCCAGTCCAGGGTTCGACGTATCCCGACCTCCGCGAGCGAGCGGGCCGTCACGCCGAGGGCACCGACCTCGACGTCTTCCCTGTTGGCGCGGTCGTCCCACTGATGAACGACTACCGCTACGACGACATGATCGACGCCGTCGCCGCCGCCAAACGCGGGCTCGGGGCCGACGCGCCCGTCCACCTGTTCGGTGCCGGCCACCCCATGATGTTCGCGCTCGCGGTCGCGATGGGCTGTGACCTGTTCGATTCGGCGGCTTACGCGCTCTACGCCCGCGACGACCGCTACCTGACGGTTCGGGGTACCCGCCACCTCGAGGAGATCGACTACTTCCCCTGTTCGTGTGCTGTCTGTACCGACCACTCGCCCGACGAACTCCGCGCACTCCCAGACGACGAACGCGAGTCGGAGCTGGCCGCCCACAACCTCCACGTCACGTTCGCCGAGATCCGCCGAATCAAGCAGGCGATCCGCGCCGGCAACCTCATGGAACTCGTCGAACAGCGCGCTCGCGCCCACCCGACGATGCTCGACGGCTATCGGACCCTGCTCGATCACGCCTCGCAACTCGAGCACTCGGACCCCGTCTCGAAGGGGTCGTTCTTCTACACGTCTCACGAGAGCGCACGTCGGCCAGAAGTCGTGCGCCACCACGAGCGCCTCGAGCGGCTGTCCGTTCCGGACAGCCTGTTGCTCACGGAAGGCGATGCACCGCGTGGCGACGAGTACGACGACTCCTGGCGTGTCGAACCGCCCTTCGGCCCGTTCCCGCGGGCGCTCTCGAAGAGCTACCCGCTGACCGCCGAAGTCCCCGAGCGAACTGATCGCGCCGCCCTCGCAGCCGCAGCCGACGGCGTTGCGCGACTCGCCGAGATGCATCCGGAGACCGACATCACGCTCGCCCACGACGGGTGGCCTGCGAGCGTTCTCGAGCGCGTCCCCGACGACGTGGCGCTCGTCGATCTCACCGCGACATAG